In Rhodospirillales bacterium, a single window of DNA contains:
- a CDS encoding TetR/AcrR family transcriptional regulator C-terminal domain-containing protein, with product MAGRPHLSRDRIVEAALHLLDAKPGSDLTMRTLAGDLGVDPMAIYHYMPNKEALLHAVVGRFLDDFELPEPEGGWKDQVEALCRAFRALGHRHRGGFLVYVLNEKWAENEVHINEAFYSVLRAAGFAKTETVFSAQLLMSYTETFTWGELTDWHGSYSPEERRDLEGALSDDRYPVTASLAGAMYNVTIEEEFDFGLKTVIAGLDAQRNGNGSGGAP from the coding sequence TTGGCCGGACGTCCTCATCTTTCCCGAGACCGCATCGTCGAAGCGGCCCTTCATCTGCTTGATGCGAAGCCGGGTTCCGATCTCACCATGCGTACGCTGGCGGGCGACCTCGGCGTCGATCCCATGGCGATCTACCACTACATGCCCAACAAGGAGGCACTGCTGCATGCCGTGGTCGGCCGCTTCCTGGACGACTTCGAACTGCCCGAGCCCGAGGGTGGCTGGAAGGACCAGGTCGAGGCGCTGTGCCGCGCCTTTCGTGCTCTCGGGCATCGTCACCGCGGCGGATTCCTTGTCTATGTGCTCAACGAGAAATGGGCCGAGAACGAGGTCCATATCAACGAAGCGTTCTACAGCGTGCTGCGCGCGGCAGGGTTCGCGAAGACCGAGACCGTCTTCAGCGCGCAACTCTTGATGTCCTACACGGAGACCTTCACATGGGGCGAGCTGACCGATTGGCACGGCTCCTATTCGCCTGAGGAACGGCGCGATCTCGAAGGGGCACTCTCGGACGACCGCTATCCGGTCACGGCGAGCCTGGCCGGCGCGATGTACAACGTCACGATCGAGGAGGAATTCGACTTCGGCCTGAAGACCGTGATTGCCGGGCTCGACGCTCAGCGCAACGGGAACGGATCAGGCGGCGCGCCGTGA